One Candidatus Peregrinibacteria bacterium DNA segment encodes these proteins:
- a CDS encoding efflux RND transporter permease subunit, whose protein sequence is MDFNTRLNSYFLKNNRLTALCLLLLLMVGFGTTALLKTTGFPSPDMKLVFVQTLYLGASAETVAQEVTAPIELALRDVEGVSSFSSTSSGSFSMISVSLEEKADTDATVSRMDSAFKSVALPEGVEEPKVSVPSIVGPDFVFSLIAPEKSELHERYVALEKDIRALPETVDVAPLTALQHRILVTLDEKKMAEFGVQSTQVSFALSTLGESLPVISDVTMDEESVSFQTTLQGDTLGALKALSFSGHALTEFATVKEDFSFEGESQKVGLNIEGDGFVFEPLVFTVKALADADKGAYDEALREIFTRHEEVEFVDGSVFENGFGKTLLIEHYSVNKENERQVEEVVTGLVGGEWPFNAPFNHLGYALGGIQLVFLVMLAFVSWRAAFVSALALPLSLIFVNIYIYFIGESLNTLVLFSLVLAIGLVVDPALVLLESIQRKVDAGLNGKEAALAAVSDVGMGLFLACLTSVLVFVPFGVVSGLLGQIIVYIPMTIIPAVVGSYVVPLVFLTWIGGAFLKRGKRGDEEENLWSIAKLLIRFNRWILNGSRFLRFILIVLALVLPLAVAGHYFSSGQVKSVQFSSSENYDQLQLSYSHFPSTSPERREALYEQVLEIIVEHEAVESVFPLGQGMVFIQLKPALERPDTLSVDIAEAINADLEREVGEAFFDVKTGVISNGPPTGAYQVVLAVQTEDLELMERAAQEVAATLLKVCEVDNVFTVQEDCANPLVVKVDDGFTGKESTVIEVLLDRDVLERNQLAVPNAPLTLLVNRALSNLFQVDGGEAVGTVRVDGENVDIVLDKKAADPDSLKEIENTIIYSLDGTVLRLKDVAVLRSVDSPSSILRQNGETLSLVKARLATGRDDQATAAQVQEAVLDYYSENEGAHTLKLGLEEDSIEVYSEGDSASFIRSFQELFVALVLAILLTYVVLVVFFESFSQPLVILFAVPLTFIGVFPALAHLGNGQFGFLEIIGLIILVGIVENVAIFLIDAAYQKIREGWDEVEAISYASGLRLRAVILTKMTTLVSLLPLAILSEQYRSLSLVIMFGLLTSGVTSLFTTPILFIFFRWLSRRFHALFLRG, encoded by the coding sequence ATGGATTTCAACACTCGTCTCAACTCTTATTTCCTCAAAAACAATCGACTCACTGCGCTTTGTTTGCTCCTGCTGCTGATGGTGGGTTTTGGGACGACGGCTCTTTTGAAGACCACCGGGTTTCCCAGTCCAGATATGAAATTGGTTTTTGTGCAAACCCTTTATTTGGGGGCTTCGGCCGAGACGGTTGCGCAAGAAGTCACGGCTCCCATTGAGTTGGCTTTGCGAGATGTGGAAGGGGTGAGCAGTTTCAGCTCCACAAGCAGCGGATCTTTTTCGATGATTTCGGTGAGCCTGGAGGAAAAGGCCGATACCGATGCCACGGTGAGCCGCATGGATTCCGCTTTTAAAAGTGTGGCCTTGCCTGAAGGCGTGGAGGAACCCAAGGTTTCGGTGCCTTCCATAGTGGGTCCGGATTTTGTTTTTTCTTTGATTGCTCCTGAAAAGAGTGAGCTGCATGAGCGCTATGTGGCTCTAGAAAAAGACATTCGAGCTTTGCCTGAAACGGTGGATGTGGCGCCTCTCACTGCGCTTCAGCATCGCATTTTGGTCACTTTGGATGAAAAGAAAATGGCCGAATTTGGAGTGCAAAGCACGCAAGTTTCTTTTGCACTATCCACTTTGGGCGAAAGTTTGCCTGTGATCTCAGATGTCACGATGGACGAAGAGAGTGTTTCTTTCCAAACCACTTTGCAAGGCGATACTTTGGGGGCGCTCAAGGCCCTTTCCTTCAGTGGGCATGCCCTTACGGAATTTGCTACTGTGAAAGAAGATTTTTCTTTTGAGGGCGAGTCTCAAAAAGTAGGGCTCAATATTGAGGGTGACGGCTTTGTTTTTGAACCCTTGGTCTTTACAGTGAAGGCTTTGGCTGACGCCGATAAAGGGGCTTACGACGAGGCATTACGCGAGATTTTCACACGACATGAAGAAGTGGAATTTGTGGACGGCTCTGTCTTTGAAAATGGCTTCGGCAAAACACTGTTGATTGAACATTACTCGGTGAATAAAGAAAACGAACGACAGGTGGAGGAGGTGGTGACGGGATTGGTGGGCGGCGAATGGCCCTTTAATGCTCCTTTCAATCACTTGGGTTATGCGCTCGGGGGTATTCAATTGGTGTTTTTAGTGATGCTGGCCTTTGTGTCTTGGCGAGCGGCTTTTGTTTCGGCTTTGGCCCTTCCGCTCAGCCTTATTTTTGTGAATATTTATATTTATTTTATAGGAGAAAGCCTCAATACCTTGGTCCTTTTTTCTTTGGTGCTGGCCATTGGGCTCGTGGTGGACCCCGCTTTGGTGCTGCTGGAAAGCATTCAACGCAAAGTGGATGCCGGTTTGAACGGGAAGGAGGCGGCTTTGGCGGCGGTGAGCGATGTGGGCATGGGGCTGTTCCTGGCTTGCCTCACCAGTGTTTTGGTTTTTGTACCCTTTGGAGTGGTCTCCGGGCTTTTGGGCCAGATCATTGTCTACATTCCCATGACCATCATTCCGGCGGTGGTGGGGTCTTATGTGGTGCCTTTGGTGTTTCTCACCTGGATTGGAGGCGCGTTTTTAAAACGAGGGAAGCGCGGGGATGAAGAAGAAAATCTTTGGAGCATTGCTAAGCTGCTCATTCGTTTCAATCGATGGATTTTAAATGGGTCGCGTTTTTTACGTTTCATTTTGATCGTGCTGGCCTTGGTGCTTCCACTGGCGGTGGCCGGTCATTATTTTTCGAGCGGTCAGGTCAAATCCGTGCAATTTTCAAGCAGTGAAAATTATGATCAGCTTCAGCTCAGTTACTCCCATTTTCCTTCCACTTCGCCTGAACGTCGTGAAGCTTTGTACGAGCAAGTGCTGGAGATCATTGTCGAGCATGAGGCAGTGGAGTCGGTTTTTCCACTTGGGCAGGGGATGGTTTTTATCCAGTTGAAACCTGCGCTCGAGCGGCCCGATACGCTTTCGGTGGACATTGCGGAGGCCATCAATGCTGATCTTGAACGTGAGGTGGGAGAAGCCTTCTTCGATGTGAAAACTGGGGTGATTTCCAACGGGCCTCCAACAGGGGCCTATCAGGTTGTTTTGGCCGTTCAAACGGAAGATTTGGAACTCATGGAAAGGGCTGCTCAAGAGGTCGCGGCGACTTTGCTCAAGGTTTGTGAAGTGGACAATGTTTTCACCGTTCAGGAAGACTGTGCAAATCCTTTGGTGGTGAAGGTGGATGATGGGTTCACAGGCAAGGAATCTACGGTGATTGAAGTGCTTCTTGACCGCGATGTTTTGGAACGCAATCAACTCGCTGTGCCCAATGCACCACTCACCTTGCTTGTGAATAGGGCACTTTCGAATTTGTTTCAAGTGGACGGAGGGGAAGCGGTGGGAACGGTTCGTGTTGATGGGGAAAATGTGGATATTGTTTTGGATAAAAAAGCTGCCGATCCCGATTCTTTAAAAGAAATTGAAAACACCATTATTTACAGTTTAGACGGCACGGTTTTGCGTTTGAAAGATGTGGCGGTGCTGCGCAGTGTGGACAGTCCTTCCAGCATTTTGCGTCAAAATGGCGAAACTCTTTCGCTGGTGAAAGCCCGTTTGGCCACGGGTCGTGACGACCAAGCCACGGCGGCTCAAGTTCAAGAAGCGGTGCTGGATTATTACAGTGAAAATGAAGGAGCTCACACTTTGAAATTGGGCTTGGAAGAAGACTCCATTGAAGTTTATAGCGAAGGAGATTCGGCCAGTTTCATCCGTTCGTTCCAGGAACTTTTTGTAGCTCTGGTGCTTGCGATTTTACTGACCTATGTGGTTTTGGTGGTTTTCTTTGAATCATTCAGTCAACCCTTGGTTATTTTGTTTGCAGTGCCGCTCACTTTTATTGGAGTCTTCCCGGCGCTGGCTCATTTGGGCAATGGGCAATTTGGCTTTTTGGAGATTATTGGGCTCATCATTTTGGTAGGAATTGTGGAAAACGTGGCCATTTTTCTTATTGATGCAGCTTATCAAAAAATTCGTGAAGGTTGGGATGAGGTGGAGGCCATCAGTTATGCTTCGGGTTTGCGTTTGCGGGCTGTGATCCTCACTAAAATGACCACCCTGGTTTCTTTGCTTCCGTTGGCCATTTTGAGTGAACAGTATCGGTCTTTGTCTTTGGTGATCATGTTTGGGCTTTTGACTTCAGGGGTGACTTCTTTATTCACCACACCCATCCTCTTCATTTTCTTCCGTTGGCTTTCACGCCGCTTTCATGCGCTTTTCCTTAGAGGTTGA
- the queA gene encoding tRNA preQ1(34) S-adenosylmethionine ribosyltransferase-isomerase QueA — translation MDSLYTYTLPERCIAQTPASPRDHSKLLIYDTASGAVSFDRYLNLDRYLPQDSLLVMNESKVLPCRVPVKGPKNEPLELLVMSNEWKPSNTVLLATVNKKLQPGERLALPQGHRLTVLESTEKIFRFKASFNLARLPEVLARIGQMPVPRYIKDCPLTEEELRKKYQTVFAKKPGSVAAPTASLHFTPRLFKKLKKKGHELAFVTLHVGLGTFAPVLPEHLESRTLYKEYYEIPENSRIQIEKHKAAGKPIFAVGTTSTRTLEAWAETGANKGPTELFILPPYPFQVLDGLLTNFHIPGSSLMMLVEAFLQHKKAKHHLKDLYASALEKEFRFYSFGDGMLIL, via the coding sequence TTGGACTCGCTTTACACCTACACCCTCCCCGAGCGCTGCATCGCACAAACTCCAGCTTCCCCGCGCGACCACTCCAAACTGCTGATTTACGACACGGCGAGCGGTGCAGTGAGTTTCGACCGCTATTTGAATTTGGATCGCTATCTGCCACAGGACAGTCTTTTGGTGATGAACGAAAGCAAAGTGCTGCCCTGCCGAGTGCCAGTCAAAGGCCCCAAAAATGAACCCTTAGAACTGCTGGTGATGAGCAATGAATGGAAACCCAGCAATACCGTGCTTTTGGCCACTGTGAATAAGAAACTGCAGCCCGGCGAGCGGCTTGCCCTGCCCCAAGGACACCGACTCACCGTATTGGAGTCCACAGAAAAAATCTTCCGCTTCAAAGCCAGTTTCAATCTGGCTCGCTTGCCGGAAGTCTTGGCCCGCATCGGGCAAATGCCCGTCCCCCGTTACATCAAAGATTGCCCGCTCACCGAAGAAGAGTTGCGTAAAAAATACCAAACGGTCTTCGCTAAAAAACCGGGTTCCGTGGCGGCCCCGACCGCCTCCTTGCATTTCACTCCACGTCTCTTTAAAAAACTCAAAAAAAAAGGTCATGAACTTGCTTTTGTCACCCTACATGTGGGACTGGGCACCTTTGCTCCTGTACTGCCCGAGCACCTAGAAAGCCGCACCCTATATAAGGAATATTACGAGATTCCAGAAAATAGCAGGATTCAAATAGAAAAGCACAAAGCTGCCGGAAAGCCAATATTCGCCGTGGGCACCACCAGTACGCGCACCCTGGAAGCATGGGCCGAAACTGGAGCCAACAAGGGCCCCACGGAACTTTTCATTCTTCCTCCTTACCCCTTTCAAGTCTTGGATGGACTGCTCACCAATTTTCACATTCCGGGTTCCTCACTCATGATGCTGGTCGAGGCTTTTCTGCAACACAAAAAGGCAAAACACCACCTCAAAGACCTCTATGCCTCGGCCCTCGAAAAAGAATTTCGCTTTTATTCTTTTGGAGATGGTATGCTCATCTTGTAA
- a CDS encoding S-layer homology domain-containing protein: MKKIGAFLLVLALLLTSLPFLASADATHPDLTVSNMQFTENTSVPGYYTVTVDYANLGGVSVDPNTAGGYNIATLNGSDRTTVYAWNRINVSLLDFLNAGDETTGVLAFSSAVELVEGDEIEVCIDGGDVSEESDEDNNCVTEIFSTSEEEPEEEEEPTPFILEAGSDQTLTLGEELTLQAYIQDLAGSDAPFVRIDWGDGSGSENPEFELGDTIYITATHLYAAVTGDEAYTVEICVEDVDQGASIQHACDSFEVTVLVADADDDEDEDEDDDDENDEDDSDDDDEGGSPYYGGSSGSGGGRSSTNIPDLSVEDIYLQADGDIIAVLENKGDKDVSSNDEVRVELSIDGDVEWSRDYEQNSSDTFLDEGEDSEVNMGDLLRREDETYELEVCVDTEDEVREARESNNCRTEYLNLEDDAGDEDDDDDEVRLSSVDRDDRYDDERYDGSCDDGYFYDIDRHWAEEEICDLYDREVVQGRKRHYYIPNDSVTRAEFLKIALLNSELDVEIVRSADEYLDVDSNDWFYDYVTFATDLGIVNGSKGRFFPNQAITRAEAMVILVRLELEGDDLDDLLDEDLDDSDIDFDDVDDRDWFAPYIVYGDEEDLIEGYDNDTFRPANSITRAEAAEIADKLFDHRY, translated from the coding sequence ATGAAAAAAATAGGAGCTTTCCTGCTTGTTTTGGCCTTGCTTTTGACTTCACTTCCGTTTTTGGCCTCAGCGGATGCGACTCATCCTGATTTGACGGTGAGCAATATGCAGTTCACCGAAAATACTTCCGTTCCTGGTTATTATACAGTGACGGTGGATTATGCCAATTTGGGTGGCGTTTCTGTGGATCCCAATACGGCGGGTGGTTACAACATTGCCACTTTGAACGGCTCAGACCGAACAACCGTTTATGCTTGGAATCGTATCAATGTTTCTCTGCTGGACTTTTTAAATGCCGGCGATGAAACCACTGGGGTCTTGGCCTTTTCTTCTGCTGTAGAATTGGTGGAAGGCGATGAGATTGAAGTGTGTATTGATGGAGGCGATGTGAGCGAGGAATCCGATGAAGACAACAACTGTGTCACCGAAATTTTCTCCACTTCTGAAGAAGAACCTGAAGAGGAAGAAGAGCCCACTCCTTTTATTTTGGAAGCGGGTTCCGATCAAACCTTGACCTTGGGTGAAGAGCTCACCTTACAGGCCTATATTCAAGACCTTGCGGGTAGTGATGCTCCTTTTGTACGCATCGATTGGGGGGATGGAAGCGGTAGCGAAAACCCTGAATTTGAGTTGGGAGACACCATCTACATCACGGCCACTCACCTCTATGCTGCGGTGACGGGGGATGAAGCTTATACCGTTGAAATTTGTGTGGAAGATGTGGATCAAGGCGCTTCCATTCAACACGCATGTGATTCTTTTGAAGTCACTGTTTTGGTGGCGGATGCCGATGACGACGAAGACGAGGATGAGGACGACGATGACGAAAATGATGAAGATGACAGTGACGATGATGATGAAGGCGGAAGTCCTTACTATGGAGGCAGCTCCGGTTCCGGTGGCGGACGTTCTAGCACGAATATTCCTGATCTTTCAGTGGAGGACATTTACTTGCAAGCTGATGGAGACATCATTGCAGTGCTTGAGAATAAGGGGGACAAGGATGTTTCTTCCAACGACGAAGTACGTGTGGAACTGAGCATTGATGGGGACGTGGAATGGAGCCGCGACTACGAACAAAACTCTTCCGATACTTTTTTGGATGAAGGGGAAGATTCTGAAGTCAACATGGGGGATTTGTTACGTCGTGAAGATGAAACCTATGAATTGGAAGTGTGTGTGGACACCGAAGATGAAGTGAGGGAAGCGCGCGAAAGCAACAACTGTCGCACGGAATACCTCAACTTAGAAGACGATGCCGGCGATGAGGACGACGATGACGATGAGGTCCGCTTGAGTTCCGTGGATCGCGACGATCGTTATGACGATGAACGCTATGACGGCAGTTGTGACGATGGGTACTTCTATGACATCGATAGGCATTGGGCTGAAGAAGAGATTTGTGACCTTTACGACCGTGAGGTGGTGCAAGGCCGCAAGCGTCATTACTACATTCCCAATGACAGTGTGACTCGTGCGGAATTCTTGAAAATTGCTCTGCTCAATTCAGAGCTGGATGTTGAAATTGTGCGTTCTGCGGATGAGTACCTCGACGTGGATTCCAACGATTGGTTTTATGATTATGTGACTTTTGCCACCGATCTTGGAATTGTGAATGGAAGCAAGGGAAGGTTTTTCCCCAATCAGGCCATCACTCGTGCGGAGGCCATGGTGATTTTGGTCCGCTTAGAACTGGAAGGGGACGATTTGGATGACCTACTCGATGAAGATTTAGACGATTCCGACATTGATTTTGACGATGTGGACGACCGCGATTGGTTTGCGCCTTATATTGTTTATGGCGATGAGGAAGATCTCATTGAAGGTTACGACAACGACACCTTCCGTCCTGCAAATTCCATCACTCGTGCGGAAGCTGCAGAGATTGCGGACAAGCTCTTCGATCATCGCTACTAG
- a CDS encoding sulfite exporter TauE/SafE family protein — protein MNSPITLGIAFTAGLVSFLSPCVLPLIPGFLSHLGGSTLSDAKIKRWSIFLSSVFFVLGFSTFFALIGVLLNTVLSQWGTEVQSWVARLGGAFIILFGLFLTGILTPTFLQKEYKFKPRLHPASRHFSAFLFGAAFAAGWTPCVGPVLGSILVLATVSPSSSFALLLTYSFGMGLPFLLVGLFASPAANLIRRYRMALQGVTVIFGILLIALGILVFTERLDLFFASF, from the coding sequence ATGAACAGTCCCATCACTCTAGGAATTGCTTTTACGGCGGGCCTCGTTTCCTTTCTTTCACCCTGTGTTTTACCCCTGATTCCGGGGTTTTTAAGCCACCTTGGGGGCAGCACCCTCAGCGACGCCAAAATCAAACGCTGGAGCATTTTTTTGAGCAGTGTCTTTTTTGTACTCGGTTTCTCCACCTTTTTCGCTTTGATTGGAGTCCTGCTCAACACGGTGCTCAGTCAGTGGGGCACGGAAGTTCAAAGCTGGGTGGCTCGCCTCGGCGGCGCTTTCATCATTTTATTTGGGCTTTTTTTAACAGGCATTCTCACCCCCACTTTTTTACAAAAAGAATACAAATTCAAGCCTCGCTTGCATCCGGCATCACGCCACTTCTCTGCCTTTTTATTTGGAGCCGCTTTCGCTGCAGGTTGGACCCCGTGCGTGGGCCCCGTTTTGGGCAGCATTCTGGTACTTGCCACCGTTTCCCCTAGCTCATCTTTTGCCCTCTTGCTGACTTATTCTTTTGGGATGGGCCTACCCTTCCTGCTCGTGGGCCTCTTTGCCAGCCCCGCCGCAAACCTCATTCGCCGGTATCGCATGGCTCTGCAAGGAGTGACCGTGATCTTTGGTATTTTACTGATCGCCTTGGGTATTCTGGTTTTCACTGAACGGCTCGACCTTTTCTTTGCCTCTTTTTGA
- a CDS encoding DUF1361 domain-containing protein encodes MNLRYLLLFDLVIVGVRMLVTGTPSYAFLVYNLFLAFIPFALSTWAFRKEWKGASCWILFGLSWVWLFFLPNAPYLLTDFYHLKWKTEMSMLWYDIQMLFFYALTALFFFYKSLQQAEQLWLRFFKRGGGFFIGAVVFLCSYAIYLGRYLRFNTWDLILQPWAVFQDMILAPQTLLFWQIVLPFFFFLLPSYFLFKNLHHK; translated from the coding sequence ATGAATCTTCGTTATCTTCTTCTTTTTGACCTGGTGATTGTTGGGGTCCGTATGCTGGTGACGGGCACCCCTAGCTATGCTTTTTTGGTTTACAATTTGTTTTTGGCGTTCATCCCTTTCGCTCTCAGCACCTGGGCTTTTCGCAAAGAATGGAAGGGCGCTTCGTGCTGGATTCTTTTTGGCCTAAGCTGGGTGTGGCTCTTTTTTCTTCCCAATGCTCCGTACCTTTTGACGGATTTTTACCATTTGAAATGGAAAACAGAGATGAGCATGTTGTGGTACGACATTCAAATGCTTTTCTTTTATGCTTTGACGGCTCTCTTCTTCTTTTATAAAAGTTTGCAGCAGGCGGAGCAACTCTGGCTGCGCTTTTTTAAAAGGGGCGGCGGCTTTTTTATTGGAGCCGTTGTTTTCTTATGTTCGTATGCCATTTATTTGGGGCGCTACCTGCGTTTCAACACTTGGGATTTAATTTTGCAACCCTGGGCTGTGTTTCAGGACATGATTCTTGCCCCGCAAACGCTGCTGTTTTGGCAGATTGTGCTCCCTTTTTTCTTCTTCCTTTTGCCGTCGTATTTTCTTTTCAAGAATCTCCATCATAAGTAA
- a CDS encoding SdiA-regulated domain-containing protein, whose amino-acid sequence MTLVLMLGFSPRALASLNIQNWPTTSSGTDISAALMQVSSSFEPSGLAWHPGRQQLLAVGDEGELAAFNTDGSDVTLWQPGGDLEDVTLVNSSSSLVYLADENGRILAYDLSTSRITQSWDVTEWMPPSNGNGMEGLTYANGYFYAGYQADGKIYVLNLSGSQATLVRTLDVLSGSGYTDLAALHYANETLYAVYDSGDLLVEMDLEGNIQAIYSLPGSNQEGLALGEDGNQDGDANFYLAQDSGGILSYDGFPVPTASTVLDEDGDGAPFENDCNDNDATVSSEQTYYLDRDADGLGSSRSALFCASTAPTGYSSNSNDTHDRIPNAGIEIDGDETDNDGDGLIDEVNTLAENGAHPYYSTLNVHRDGSRKIIEYSGLENGHILVRYKDNSVYDYAALNVSSSTPTTVSLKQGTAYLIVRLGQQRVVLSGYTGQAK is encoded by the coding sequence ATGACACTGGTCCTAATGCTGGGCTTCAGCCCTCGTGCCTTGGCCAGCTTGAACATTCAAAATTGGCCCACCACTAGCAGTGGCACCGACATCAGTGCAGCTCTCATGCAAGTTTCTAGCAGCTTTGAACCCAGCGGACTGGCTTGGCACCCGGGGCGTCAGCAACTCTTGGCGGTAGGGGACGAAGGAGAATTGGCAGCCTTCAATACGGATGGAAGCGATGTGACTCTTTGGCAACCCGGCGGAGATCTAGAAGATGTGACCCTTGTAAACAGCTCCAGCTCCTTGGTTTATTTGGCCGATGAAAACGGTCGCATCCTGGCTTACGATCTTTCCACAAGCCGAATCACTCAAAGCTGGGACGTCACCGAATGGATGCCCCCCTCCAATGGAAACGGCATGGAAGGACTGACTTATGCGAATGGCTATTTTTACGCAGGCTATCAAGCAGATGGAAAAATTTACGTGCTGAACCTCTCTGGAAGCCAAGCCACCTTGGTGCGCACCCTCGATGTGCTTTCCGGGTCAGGCTACACGGACCTCGCCGCTCTGCATTATGCCAATGAAACCCTCTACGCCGTTTATGACAGCGGAGACCTCTTGGTAGAAATGGATTTGGAAGGAAATATTCAAGCCATCTACTCCCTTCCAGGCAGCAACCAGGAAGGCCTAGCCTTAGGGGAAGACGGCAATCAAGACGGGGATGCCAATTTCTACTTGGCCCAAGACTCCGGAGGCATTTTGAGCTATGACGGTTTCCCCGTGCCCACTGCCTCAACTGTCCTAGATGAAGACGGCGACGGTGCCCCTTTTGAAAACGATTGCAACGATAACGACGCAACCGTAAGTAGCGAGCAAACTTACTACTTAGACCGAGACGCGGATGGACTGGGGTCCTCAAGAAGCGCCCTCTTTTGTGCCAGCACAGCACCCACTGGTTACAGCAGCAATTCCAACGACACTCACGACCGCATCCCCAATGCCGGCATTGAAATCGATGGAGACGAAACGGACAACGACGGAGACGGTCTCATCGACGAAGTGAACACTTTGGCTGAAAACGGAGCCCATCCTTATTACAGCACTCTGAACGTGCATCGAGATGGATCCAGAAAAATCATCGAATACAGCGGCTTGGAAAACGGACACATTCTGGTGCGTTACAAAGACAACTCCGTTTACGACTACGCCGCCCTGAATGTGAGCAGTAGCACTCCCACCACAGTGAGTTTAAAGCAAGGCACGGCCTACCTCATCGTAAGATTGGGACAACAGAGAGTGGTGCTGAGCGGCTACACTGGCCAAGCGAAGTGA
- a CDS encoding sigma-70 family RNA polymerase sigma factor — MSRLIKQAKHSPKAFTKLYELHVNAVYQYCAYRTHSTEEAEDLCSEVWESVLKHIQELESDHPTIFKGWLFTIARHCVYKHWKNRKSPDSLDETSCQIPSPEAGPAERSEAEESAAHLRELVKALPQQQQEAVSLRFFSGLRNKEIAAALELSEKTVASNLSRALDTLHLWLKKLQ, encoded by the coding sequence ATGAGCCGACTCATAAAGCAGGCTAAACACAGCCCCAAAGCTTTTACAAAACTCTACGAGTTGCATGTGAATGCAGTCTATCAATACTGCGCTTACCGTACTCACAGCACAGAGGAAGCCGAAGATCTTTGCAGCGAGGTCTGGGAAAGCGTTCTCAAGCACATTCAAGAGCTCGAATCCGACCACCCCACCATTTTTAAAGGGTGGCTTTTCACCATCGCCCGGCATTGCGTTTACAAACACTGGAAAAACAGAAAATCGCCCGACTCCTTGGATGAAACAAGCTGCCAAATCCCAAGCCCAGAAGCTGGGCCAGCCGAGCGTAGCGAGGCGGAGGAAAGCGCAGCTCATTTGCGCGAGCTCGTAAAAGCGCTGCCCCAGCAACAACAAGAAGCAGTGAGCCTACGATTCTTCAGCGGACTCAGGAATAAAGAAATCGCCGCTGCCCTAGAGCTTTCTGAGAAAACCGTGGCCTCCAACCTCAGCCGCGCCCTAGACACTTTGCATCTTTGGTTGAAAAAATTGCAGTAA